The sequence ATGGTGCTCATCAGCATGACGTTGAGGATGGCGACGCTCGCGACGATGAGTGAGATGGAGCCAATCCCGAGCAAGGCGAGTTGGAGCGTGTTCATGAAGGAGTCGACGTTCTCCTGGACACCTGCGTAGGTCATGATTTGCAGCTCCTCCTCGCTCTCTCGGCCGTCGCTGTTGAAGTGACTCACCAGCTGGTCGGAGATGGCCGTCGCGGCGTCTCCGTCCTCGGCGATGATGGTCACGCTGTCGTAGTACTGCTGGTCGCGGAGGCCGGACATCGGGATGACGAGCTCGCCGCGGCCGCCGCCTCCGAAGCCACTCTCCGAGGCGATGAAGCCGCGAACCCGGTAGATTTGGCCGTCGTACTGTACGGGGTCGCCGAGTTCCAACCCGAGCTCTTGGGCCGTGCTGTTGCTGATGAGCGCGCCGGTCTCGAGCCGTGCGGGCGCCTCCCCGCTGGAGACGTCGTAGAGCGCGTCCGCGTTGGTCACGGCCGTCACGCTCACGTACGCGCGCCCGCTCCGCGTCTCTATCTCGGTGTCGTTCGTCTTCTGCGGAACGACCTGCGCGTCAGTCACCAGGTTCTCCATCTCCTCGACTTGGTCTTCGGTCACGCCGTCTTCGACGCTGTCCTGGCCCGCGGAGACGGACACCTGGTTGGTGAGGCTACCGAGGTCCGAGGTGGCCTGTTGCTGGATGGCGACGCCGGCCATGCCCAGCGACGCGATGGCGACGACGCCGATGACGATGCCGAGCGCGGCCAACCCGGTCCGCATCCGATTCCGACCGAGGTTCCGCCACGCCATCAGGACGCTCGGGAACCGTCGCAGTACCGTCACGACTGAATCACCCCGTCGACGAGGCGGACGATTCGGTCCGCGTACGCCTCCATCTGCTCGTCGTGTGTCACCGCGACGATGGCGATGTTCTCCTCCTCTTTGAGCCGCGTCATCTCCTCGAGAATCGTCCGTCCGGTCTCCTGGTCGAGATTGCCGGTCGGCTCGTCCGCGAGGAGGATGTCCGGCTCGTTGATGAGGGCGCGAGCGATGGCGACACGCTGTTGCTGGCCGCCGGACAGTTGGGCGGGCGTGTGGTCGAGTCGGTCGCCGAGGCCAACTGTCCGGAGCAGGGTGATAGCGCGGTCGGTGCGCTGGACGCTTCGGTCCCACATCGACGGGAGTTCGACGTTCTCGACGGCGGTGAGCATCGGGAGCAAGTGGAAATCCTGGAAGACGAATCCGAGCGACGAGCGCCGTTCCTCGGTGAGTTCGTCCTCGTCGAAGTCCGTCACCTCCCGGTCGTCGAGGCGGACAGTGCCTTCCGTCGGCGTGTCGAGCAAGCCAATCATGTTGAGCATGGTGCTCTTCCCCGACCCGGAGGGACCGGTGACGAGCACCATCTCGCCGCGGTCGGCGTGGAAGTCGATGCCTTTCAGCGCCACGACGGTCTCCTCGCCGCTCTGGTAGCGCTTGACCACGTCCGTGAGTTCGATGACGCTCATGGGTTGCGCCAGCGGTACACGCCGAAGCCCACGCCGACGACGACGAGCAGGGCGACGACGGCGCCAATCGCCGTCATCGGGAGGCCGCCCGAGCCGCCACCCGGTTCGTCCGGGCGACTCGCGGCGTTCTGCTCGCCGCTCGAAGCGGCCGCGCTCGCGCCCATCGACGCCGAGTCCACGTCGATTTGCTGGGTCGTCGTCACGCGGTCACCGTCGACGACGTACGTGATTTCGACGGGGACCGAGGAGACGTTCGACTGTCTCGACGCGGTGAGTTCGAACGTGCCGAACTCGCTGCCCTCAACTTCGCCGACGTAGTACTGGCCGGACGGGGACGTCGGACTCACGGCCTCGGTGTCCGGGACGCTCACGAGGACGGATTCGGCGGTGGTGCTGCCGAGGTTCGCGGCGTCGCCCTGGATGGTGACGCCGCTTCCGGCCGCTGACGACTGGACGCTCACGAGGCGAATCTCGCCCGAGACGGCGGCCTGGTCGCGCAGGGTCGTCGTGTGGGTGGTTCCGGCCGCGGTGTACGTCGCCGTGTACGTGACCGTCCCGTCGACGGAACTCGGGATGTCGAAGGTCACCGATTCGTTCGAATCGGGGTCGATATCGCCCATCAGGTTCCGGGCGACGACCTGGTCGTCGGCCGTCGCCGTCACTTCGATGTCGGAGAAGCCCGTGTTCCCGAAGTTCGTCAGTTCCACCTCGGTGTCGCCGTCGCTCGTCGTCTGTGCCGAGAGGTCGCCCCTGACAGCCGGTTCTTCGACGGTCATCTCGACGGACTTCGTGGCCGTCCGCGTGACGCCCTCCGCGGTCGTATACGTGACCTCGCCCCTGAGCGTCTGTGTCCCGACTTCGTCGAACGTCACGTCGTACGCGAAGACGTGCTGTGACCCGCCGTCGATGGAGCCTCTGATTCGGTCGGGGTTGTCGACGGTGCTGCCGTTGAGTTCGAGCTGCACGCCGGTAATCTGTTCGCTGTCTCCGTTCGCAACCGTGACGTTGACCGGTGTCTCGGCGCCGGCGGCAGCGTCGTCGTCGTAGACCGTCGAGAAAGCCATCGAGACGCCGCTGGACCGTTCGACGTCGATGTACACGGGGCGCTCGATGACGAAGACGCCGCCGCTGGGCGAGGTCCCGCGGAGGACGATGTTCAGTCGCTTCTCACCCTCGCTCTCGAACGACGTCGAGAGCGGGACTTCGATGGCGTCACCCGGACCGAGGTCGCCGAGGTCGTTGGTGGTACTCCGCCGGGCTTGCCCCGGACCCTGAAGCGCCACTTCGGAAATCTCTGCGGCCCCGCTACTGCTCTCGGAGTTCTGTAGTTCGGCCGTGACCGTTATCTGCTCGCCCGGTTCGGGCGTCTGCGGTGACACCGAGACGTTGCCGATGGTGACGTAGGCGCTGTCCGACTGTGCCGACCCGATGGTCGCCATCGGAACGGCGAGACTGCTCGCCACCAGGGCAACGGCGAACGCGACTTTCGCCGGTCGGCCCCACGTCATCGCCGCACTCCGGGGCGCGTCCCGCGTTCGGTCACGATACCGTCTCGCGACGTGTGTCGCCTCCCGTGTCGTACTTCGTCGTCCGTCATGGATTCACCCTCGCCATCGGGCGTTAAATCACCTGTCCGAGATTACACACGAAAGAGGCACAAATTCGACCAGAATCGAGGGACGGCCACTCGATTCGGGTCGTTACTCGTTCGCCCGAGCGAGGAAGGCGAGCGCTGCGCCGAGCAGCGCGACGTTCTGCAGGAAGGAGGTGAGCTCCTCGCCGCGCGATTCCTCATCGACGGCCCAGAAGTCGTGCATGACGGGCGTGACGCCGACGAAGAAGGCGGCGACGCTCGCCGCCGAGAGCCGCGGGAGTTTCCAGAGGCTGATGCCCAGGCTGCCGCCGAGGAGCAGTCCGCTCCCCACCGGCACGAGCGTCTCGGCCTTCGGGACGCCTTTCGCGTCGGCGTAGCCGATGCGACCCTCGAGGTTCGTGAAGTTCCGGACGGCGAGCGCCGCGAGCCCGCTCCCGAAGAGCAGGCGGGCGAGTCGCGATGGCGGTTCGGCGCTGGGCTCCGTGGCGTCGTTGTCGGTGTCTGTCATCGTCCGCACAGACGGTCGGCCGAGAAATAAACGCTCGGAACTGTCGTCGAGCCGTGCCGCGGTCTGCCGGCCTCAGAGACGTTTCGGTGCGACTCCCGCGGCGCGCTCCGTGCGAGTATATATCGCTCTGGACACCAATTAGTAACCGCTTACTTGGGTCGCCGCCCAGTTTCGCGTACCCAACCCGTATGACTTCCCCACAGTTCAGCGCCGCCGTCGACCCCCATCACCAGCGGTTCGACGTCGACGCCTACACCGACATCTACGTCGTCGGCGACGTCCACGGCAGCCGCGCGGCCCTCGAAGCGCTGCTCGAGGAACTCGACCTCGCTGACGACGACCTCGTCGTCTTCGTCGGTGACCTCGTCCGCAAGGGCCCGGATAGTCCCGGCGTCGTCGACATCGTCCGTGACGACGACCGACTGGTCTCCGTCCGCGGCAACAACGAGCAGAAGGTCGTTCGCGGCGACAAACACCCCGACTGGCTCCGTGAAGGCGACCGCGCGTACTTCGAGTCGCTGCCGATCGCCATCTCCTTCGGCGACGCACTCGTCGTCCACGGCGGCGTCGACCCCGCTCGACCGCTCGCCGACCACACGCTCGACGAGTTGCTGACGATGCGCGCTCCGCAGGGCGACGGCTACGACGGCCCGTTCTGGTACGAGACCTACGACGGCCCGCATCGCGTCTTCTTCGGGCACACCGTCCACGAACGGCCCGTCGAGCGCCGCTATGCCGTCGGCCTCGACACTGGTTGTGTCTACGGCGGGGCGCTCACCGCCTACGACTACCGGCGTGACCGCTTCGTCACCGTCGACCCGACCACGACACACGAGTCCCGCAGCGAGTCGAAAATCGTCAATCCCGTCTGAGGCTGTCGTCCTCGGTCACCGCGTCGCTGTCGTGGACGTTCGCCGTCACTCGTACTCCGCCTGCAGGCGGTCCTGCGCTCCTTCTCGCGTCTTGAAGTACCGACGCTGTCCGTCCGCGGTTCGGACCGCCCACTCGTAGGTCTCGCTCTCCGGGTGGTACCAGCGGTCGGCGTGGGTTTCGAACACCGAGGCGTCGCTCTCGACACCGCCGTCGCTCGTTGCCGG is a genomic window of Haloplanus vescus containing:
- a CDS encoding ABC transporter permease, coding for MAWRNLGRNRMRTGLAALGIVIGVVAIASLGMAGVAIQQQATSDLGSLTNQVSVSAGQDSVEDGVTEDQVEEMENLVTDAQVVPQKTNDTEIETRSGRAYVSVTAVTNADALYDVSSGEAPARLETGALISNSTAQELGLELGDPVQYDGQIYRVRGFIASESGFGGGGRGELVIPMSGLRDQQYYDSVTIIAEDGDAATAISDQLVSHFNSDGRESEEELQIMTYAGVQENVDSFMNTLQLALLGIGSISLIVASVAILNVMLMSTIERRGEIGVLRAVGIRRGEVLRMILTEAAFLGVVGGFVGAVASLAVGAVLFSVLTGDATGVLGWASAQYLLYGFAFAVVTSVLSGIYPAWKAANDRPVEALRG
- a CDS encoding ABC transporter ATP-binding protein, whose protein sequence is MSVIELTDVVKRYQSGEETVVALKGIDFHADRGEMVLVTGPSGSGKSTMLNMIGLLDTPTEGTVRLDDREVTDFDEDELTEERRSSLGFVFQDFHLLPMLTAVENVELPSMWDRSVQRTDRAITLLRTVGLGDRLDHTPAQLSGGQQQRVAIARALINEPDILLADEPTGNLDQETGRTILEEMTRLKEEENIAIVAVTHDEQMEAYADRIVRLVDGVIQS
- a CDS encoding COG1361 family protein, coding for MTWGRPAKVAFAVALVASSLAVPMATIGSAQSDSAYVTIGNVSVSPQTPEPGEQITVTAELQNSESSSGAAEISEVALQGPGQARRSTTNDLGDLGPGDAIEVPLSTSFESEGEKRLNIVLRGTSPSGGVFVIERPVYIDVERSSGVSMAFSTVYDDDAAAGAETPVNVTVANGDSEQITGVQLELNGSTVDNPDRIRGSIDGGSQHVFAYDVTFDEVGTQTLRGEVTYTTAEGVTRTATKSVEMTVEEPAVRGDLSAQTTSDGDTEVELTNFGNTGFSDIEVTATADDQVVARNLMGDIDPDSNESVTFDIPSSVDGTVTYTATYTAAGTTHTTTLRDQAAVSGEIRLVSVQSSAAGSGVTIQGDAANLGSTTAESVLVSVPDTEAVSPTSPSGQYYVGEVEGSEFGTFELTASRQSNVSSVPVEITYVVDGDRVTTTQQIDVDSASMGASAAASSGEQNAASRPDEPGGGSGGLPMTAIGAVVALLVVVGVGFGVYRWRNP
- a CDS encoding DoxX family membrane protein, translating into MTDTDNDATEPSAEPPSRLARLLFGSGLAALAVRNFTNLEGRIGYADAKGVPKAETLVPVGSGLLLGGSLGISLWKLPRLSAASVAAFFVGVTPVMHDFWAVDEESRGEELTSFLQNVALLGAALAFLARANE
- a CDS encoding metallophosphoesterase family protein, with protein sequence MTSPQFSAAVDPHHQRFDVDAYTDIYVVGDVHGSRAALEALLEELDLADDDLVVFVGDLVRKGPDSPGVVDIVRDDDRLVSVRGNNEQKVVRGDKHPDWLREGDRAYFESLPIAISFGDALVVHGGVDPARPLADHTLDELLTMRAPQGDGYDGPFWYETYDGPHRVFFGHTVHERPVERRYAVGLDTGCVYGGALTAYDYRRDRFVTVDPTTTHESRSESKIVNPV